GGATAAAAAGAAGATGTTTTTTGTAGTAGCAATTTGCAAATTTATGCAAAAAAAGTTAGGATAGACACAAATAAAAATGAAGTTTTATAAAAAAATGAATAAACCATTTTCATAGAAGTTGTTTAAGACTTGAAAGCGAGCGAAGTTAATATGTTTTTTAACCGTAAACGAGGTTTCTAACCATCGTTTAGGATAATTATTCCCTCGTTTACGGCTATTTTTTCATTCTTTAAACAACTTTTTTGTTTATTCTGTAACTTCAAATGAAATAGAAACAATTTCTACCCCTTTGCTGTCAGTGGTGTGCATACGAAAATCGTATTTCCCAGCTTTAGTAGGTGCTGTAAAATCTAATGTTCCACTCTCTTGATTGTCAAAATACTTGTAAGAAACATCATGAGCATCGTTTTTACCTTCATCACCGTGTTCTATTTCAGAAGGAATAATGCCAATCCAAGGGTTTCCTGTAAGTTTTTTATCTACTGTAAACGAAACTTTTAGAGCTTCATTTACTTTGACACTGGTTTTGTCTAAGGTAAGTGTTCCCGTAACTCCATCTGCTGTGCCTGTAGCAGAGTTATTATTAGCTTCTTTTTCACCTCCACAAGAAGCAAAAGTAAAAAGCATAAAAAGAGCAAATACTAATGATTTTAACGAAAGAGTATTCATAATGAATAAGTTATGATGATAAAATAAATTTGATGTAGGTTGTTAAGCCTTCCTAAAAGTAAGAATTTATTTTGTAAAACTCCTTTTTGCTAAATTTTATTTGTAGTATCTAAAATAATTAGAGCAGACTAGAAAAATATGCGTAATTTGTAGCTCATTGTTTATTTTTAATTGTTCATTTGCAATATGTCTTTCCTCCAAAAAGTAGCCACCGAATTATACCAAGAATACAAAACGGATATTTCCAGTTTGCATATTATCCTGCCCACACGAAGGGCTTGTCTGTATTTCAAAACGTTTCTGTCTGAAATAGCCGAAGAAACTATTTTTTCTCCTAAGGTCGTCTCTTTAGAAGATTTTATTGTGAATGCTTCTGGACTAGAACTTGAAGATACAAGTGCGCTTGTGTTCGAATTGTATGATTCTTACAAAGAGTTTGACAAGGGAGTTGCTGGTTCTTTGGAGCGTTTTGCACCAATGGCAATTACGATGCTTTCCGATTTTAATTTGATAGATAGGAATTTGGTCAAGTCGCACGAACTTTTTGAGTATTTGGATGAGGTTAAAACCTTAGAACGCTGGGGCGAAATGTACGGAGAAGAGGGAAAAGAAGAAGCTATAAGCTCACTTAGCAGAATTACAGAATATTATCTTTTTTGGAAAAATGTAGAACAGACCTACAATCATTTTAGAGAAAAACTAGAAAGTTCTGGACGTGCATACGGTGGGTTGGCATTTCGTTGGGTATATGAAAATTTAGAACAAGTGGTAGAAGAGCAGCGCATCAAATGTGCTGTTTTTATTGGGTTTAATCAGCTTTATAAGGCAGAAGAAATGATTATTAGAGGATTTCAAAAGATGAATAAAGCCAAAATCTTTTGGGATATGGATACATTTTATTTGGATGCAAGTTGGCACGAAGCAGGAAAGTATTTCAAAAAATTTCGTCAAAGTGGATTTATTAAAGGCAAAAAAGATGAAATCAGTTTTGTAGAAAATCTCATCCAAACACAAAAAAAGGAAATTGAAGTCATTAGTGTAGTCAATACAATTACGCAAGCCAAAACAGCAGGGCATCTGTTGAATGAAATGATTGAAAGGCTGATTTCTAAAAATGAGTTTTTTAAATTTTCTACAGCTAGGAATCATACAGCCGTTTTGTTGCCAGACGAAACAATGCTTTTACCAATGCTTTACTCACTTCCAAAAAGTACGGAAGGTGTAAATATTCAAAAACTCGTCAATATTACGATGGGGGTGTCGCTGCGAAATACGCCACTTTTTTCCCTTATCAAAAATCTTTTTCAAGCCCAAGAAAATATGTTGCGTGATGAAGAGCAGCCACTAAGTGTCTATCACAAAGATTTACAACGAATTTTACAACATCCCTATATTCGTCCTATTAATGAAGACGAAAATCCTCCTTTACAGCGAATGCACGAGGAAAATTTGATTTATTTTTCGGTAAAAGAACTCTCTGATTATAAAATAAATGGTTGGCTTTATGCTATACTCTTCGAAGACTGGGGCGTAAGTTCAAAAAAAGATGATGCAAATGGTGCAGGAAACATTCATAAGGCTATGCGTTCTTTTTTCAAACTGATTGAAGCTCTAGCACACCGATTTACACAAGAAGAATTTTCACTAGAAAGTGAGTATTTGTTTGAGTTTTATAAACTCTTGAAGCAAATTGAAAGAATGATAATTGCCTTTGCGCCAGACAGAGAAACGCATATTGGAAATTCTATTTTTGGAGAAATAGATGAAGAATTAGATAAAAAAATAAATAAAAATAAATCTGAAAATCAAAGTAAAAAGGCAAAACTCAAAATTCCTTTAAAGATAGAATCCTTTGAAAGGTTACTTTTGGAGTTGATGCGTGATAGAAAAATTCCATTTACTGGAGAGCCAATTGCACCAATTCAGATTATGGGTATGCTAGAAAGTCGTGCCTTAGATTTTGAAAATGTAATTATTATTTCTGCTAATGAAGGTGTTTTTCCTCATGGAAAAGTCTTGACATCCAGTATTCCGTTTGATATTCGTTTACAGTTCGGACTTCCCACTCACACAGAAGACGATGCAGCTTATTCTTACAATTTTTATAGACTTTTGCAGCGAAGTAAGAAGATTACACTCATTTATGCTTCCGATATGGAGGGAATGCGTGGAGGTGAGCCGAGCCGTTATGTACATCAAATTAAAAGTGAACTTGCACCTTTGGAAAATATCAGTTTCTATGAATCAAGACTGAATTTGCCTCTACCAACCTTTGATAATAAGATAAGAAGTGTCGAAAAAACGCCAGCTATCATTGAAAGATTAGAAAAGTATCTGACTGATGAAGGTTTATCGCCAAGTTATATCAGTCGTTATTTGGAAGAACCAATGCGATTTTATGAGCAGAAAGTGTTGCAGCTAGAAGAACCTCCACTAATGGAAGAAGATTTGTTCCAACACACCTACGGACAAGTAATGCACGAAGCATTGGAAGAACTTTTTGCGCCACTTGTAGGCAAAGAAATTACTGAAGAATGGTTAGACAAGACACGAAATGACAAAGAAAATCTAAAACTTTTGGTAGAAAGGCTCATTACCAAAATTGCAGGTGGAGTGATTCACGATACAGGGAAAAATTACTTGTTGAAAGAAGTTACACAGTCTTTAATTCCAGAGTTTTTGCGTTTGCAGAAAGAAGAAGCTCCTATTCGCTTGATTGCTTTAGAACAAAACCTAGTACACAAAATTACTTTTGATATTGGCATAGATGGAAAAATCAAAAAAATACCTCTAAAACTCAAAGGAACAGCAGACCGAATTGATATTATCACAACAAAAGAGGGCATCAAAAGGCTGCAAGTTATTGATTACAAGACAGGAAAGCTAGATGCAGCAGCCTTAAAAGCCGATACTTTCGAACAGCTTTTGAGCGATGAGAAAGCCAAAATTATTCAGCTTGTTTTGTATAAATATCTGTTTATCAAAGCCTATCAAGCAAATAAAATAAAACATTTACCCACAGACTTTAGCCTAGAAGAGTATGAAATTTCGTCTGGGTTTTGGTTTTTTAGAAAGCTAAGTTCCAACTTTACACCTTACGCTCTAAAAGCTGAAAAAGATTTGACCTTAGATGGTTTTTTGGCAGAGGTAGAAACCTTTTTACAAAAAGTAGTGGAAAACATGTTAGATGCCAGCATTCCGTTTTCTGATGTAATTGATGTAGATTTGTGGGAAGAAGAAGAAGTAGAGTAAAAAATAAATTACTGGACATGAGATAAAAGTTGTTGGTGTCGCTATGCTAAAACGCCAATGAACGATATTTCTTCCCTGTTCTGTGGCTCACAGAACAGTAAATATTTGTTCATGTCCAATACTTTAAGTAAAAAACTATTACGTATAGGAATGGAAAAAACGAATAAGTTTATATGGTTTGATTTTTTTAGAGGCGTGGCTGCATTGATGGTGCTTATATCTCATCTGAGAGCTCTCATTTTTACAGATTTTGAACCAACAAGTTCAATTTTTAAAAAGTTATTTTACTTTATAACAGGTTTTGGACATCAAGCTGTAATTATTTTTTTTGTGCTGAGTGGCTTCTTTATTATTCGAAGTATTGAACGTTCAGTCAAAGCAGATAGGTGGAGTTATAAAGAATATGGCATCAATCGTATGACCAGACTTTGGATAGTGCTTATTCCATCGCTTTTTATGTCTCTATTGTTAGATAATATTGGTCTATTTTATTTTCAACATGCTTACACATATTCAGGACAAATCTCTTCTCTGCCTAATATGAATCCCACAGGACAACTGGGTATCTCTGTTTTCTTAGGCAATCTTTTTTTTACACAAAAAATCTTGACAACTACCTACGGTACGAACGGTCCTTTATGGAGTTTGGCGTATGAGTTTTGGTATTATGTACTTTTTCCATTGGCATATTTTACTCTCATTAAATATTATAACCTAAAAGTTAAGATTGTATCAGCTATTTTATTTCTTTTGGTGCTGTTTTTTATAGGCAAAGCCATAGCCGTTTATTTTATTGTGTGGCTATTTGGTGGTGTAGCTTATTTGGTGGTAGAAAAGGAGATTTTCCTCAAAAAATTTATCACTATAAAAGTAGCTATCGTTACAATCGTTTTTCTCGCTTTTCTAAGTAGTATTCGTTTTGCGATATATCCTGTTTTGTTCAATGACTTTTCACTAGGAATAGTAACAGCTTGCTTGTTGTGTGTATTTGCACAAGTGGAGATGAAAAGTAGCCTTTTAGTAAGAATAACCAACTTCTTTTCTGAAATTTCTTATACGTTATACCTTACTCATTTTTCTTTTGCCATATTGTTAGTTACCATTTTTCAGAAGCAGCGTATTGAGTTTAGTTACGCCAATTTTGGAATCTACGTGATTTATCTTTTAGTTATTTTGCTGTATAGTTCTTCGTTATGGTTTTTGTTTGAAAGAAATACGAACAAGATTAAAAAGTGGGTAAAAAGTAAAGTGTAGATTTTTAGAAATATTAATCCAACAACCCCAATTCTTTAGCAATATCGTGAGTGAGTTTGGAGAGAGGGCGAAGATGGAAATTTTCTTCTTCCATAATTCCACTAGAAAGATGGCGAATTACGTCTTCTCTGTTTCTAAAAAAAGTCCCTTCATATTTTTGGAAAAGCTCATCAATGTACGAATCTGGATAAGTGATTTGTTTTTGGATAAGTTCTAAGATTTGGTCTTTGTGTGAATTATATAACGATTGTAAAGAAAAGCATTTTAAGTTAGCTTTAATGACTTCATGTTTTGGAGAAATTCTGATGTCAATACTGTTTTGGTCATAATAAAATTTAGAATCCTTAATTTTTAAATGAAATTTCAAAACTTCTTTATTCCAGTATCTTTCATCATAAGGATTCAAGTCAATTTTTTTAGACGATTTTATATGATTACATACTTTGCAACTTGGAATCAAATTATAAAATGAAATAGCTAAAAAAGGATATTTTTCTTTAGGATAAAAGTGGTCTATTTCAGAAGTTCTTTTTTTAGTTTTCTCATCAATGTTGTAGATATAATTTCTATTACAATAAGGACAAACATCGATTCCTAATTCTTTAACCAAATGGTAAGCATTGTAGGGTTTATCTTTTGTTCCATATTGAGTTGTGGCTTTTGCAAAATCTGCGTACAAATCCTTTAACTTTTCAATTTCAGAAGAATACTTATCTTCTTTTAACTGAATAGCGTATTTTTCTAATTCTTTAGGTTTTGCCTTAACAATAGCCTCAAATTCTACATTTCTATCCCTGCACCACTTTAAAACATTTGTATAGTTTTTTTTTGAAAAATCAGTAATGTCTCTTTTGGATATTAATTCCCAATGCCTTTGCGCTAGTTTTTCTAAATCTCGGTGTTGTATTGGAATCATTTGAGAGTGGTATTTGGTTATTTTGTCGGTCTGACCTTCGGTACTGACCTAAGCAAACAAATAAGGTCAGACCGATAGGTCAGTACCGTTGTTATTTTTGTTTTCTAGCTCTTCTATTCTTTTGCGTAGCTTTTCAATCTCATCACTATTTGTATCCACTTTTCGTAGCCTTTTGCTATCCAATAGCTTTTGAAGCATATTTTTTACAATCGGCTCACCCATCATAGAAATAATCATTTCACACTTTTCTAAATCTTCTTTCTTTGGCTCGCTTTCATTCAGAATATCAATCGCTTCATCAATTTTGCTTTGTGCAAATTCCCCTACCAAACCTCCTTTCATAAAAAACGAATCGGTCAAGAGCGTATGGATATTTGCGCCAAAGGTTTCTTTCATACTCTCTAGCTTAGATACTCTACACTCGCCTGTGGGGTGGTCTTTTTCTAAGAAAATAACATTTTCTTTCGGCAGGTCAGACACCAAAAAAGGAGAATGAGAAGTAAGAATAAGCTGAATTTCTTTGTTGGGAAATATTTTCGGTATCGTTTCAAGCAAGATTTTTAAATACTGCTTTTGCCATTGAGGATGTAAGCCTAGTTCGCCTTCGTCTATGAGAATTATAGTTTTCTTTTCTCTATGAAAATGAGGAACAGCATAAAATCTACCTAGCAAGTTTAATAAGAGCTTTTCACCTGTACTCATATCTCGCCATTGAAATTCTAGATAATCATCATAGTTTCCCATCGTAATAACATAGTTTTCTATTAGAGATTGTACTAAGTTATCAAATTGTTTTATGTCTTCAATAACAAGGTACTCTTTTTCAGATAGAGAAGTTGTAGGTTGTGGTTGTATATAATTATTTGCTATTCCTTCCTCAAAAACACTAATTAATTTTATTATAGTATCATCTTGGTACTGTATATGATGATTGATTATCAAATCTTCAAAACAATCTAATATATTTTTATACTGATTATCCTTGTATTTGGAAAAATATAGTTCCACATATTTTTCTGTTTCTCTACTAATATTTTTACTACACCACTCGTAGAATAAGCTAATAATAAGCTCTTTTGAAAAAGGTAATGACCTATAAAATCCTTTTGCATTGACATGTGCTTTTCTAATTTCTTCTATTAGAGTTTTTCTAAAGTAATCAGAGAATGAATTTTCACTGTTAAAAAGTCTTTCAAAGTCCAAGTAGCTTCGTACGATACAAGAAATATTTAATCTATTAGGTATTGATATGTTTTGACTAATGTCTATATCGCTTTGTATAAGGTTTATTTGATTATAAATGTCTTTCGAACGTAAATATCTAGCATTGTTTTCAGACAAAAAAAAGTTAGAAGACACAGAAGTCTGTTCTCTATCTACTCTGAAATGCTTTTCTCTTTTGCCATCAAAAATTCCAGAGTAATATATTATAGGAACGTATGTATTAATTGTTCTTTTGTTTATTGGAAACAATATATTGAAAGATGAATCTTTTCTGTATTCAATTGGTCTATGATTTAAATAATCTAAATGAATAAACCGAGTTGATGATATGAGTTTATCATAAGCATGTAAATATATTTCTTCGTTATATTTTGTAATTGTGATAACATTTTTATTACGGTTATTCAGAGAATAGCAAAATGCATCTAATATAAACTCCAAAACCGAACTCTTCCCAGCCCCATTTTCCCCACAATAGCCGTAACGTTGTTTATTCCTTCTCCAAAAAAGTCTTTGTGAAATTTTTCCTTATTCTTTCGCTCTTCCTTATCCATTTTGTCTATCAAAGTTCCACCAGTTACTTTTCCATCTTTATCAAAGCTGGTAGGTTTAAATTCAAAATCATACAAAGGACTAAAATTAAAACCTTGTTGTTTGATGTTTTTGTAGTCTTCAATCCAGAGGTAGAGGAGTTGCATAGGGTGGGTGTGTTGTGGTAGAAAAGAAAACAAAATATAATGAAAAAAATAGTTATTATCTTTTTTTGAGTTCCTTCAAAATAAAATTCTGTAACTCTTCTTCAGTAGGTAGTTGTACTTTGTATTTTGAGATGAAAAGGTCGTTGTTTTGGGTAGGCATTGCATAACGTACAAGAGCCTCGTTTTTGTCAGTAACT
This portion of the Bernardetia sp. genome encodes:
- a CDS encoding PD-(D/E)XK nuclease family protein; the protein is MSFLQKVATELYQEYKTDISSLHIILPTRRACLYFKTFLSEIAEETIFSPKVVSLEDFIVNASGLELEDTSALVFELYDSYKEFDKGVAGSLERFAPMAITMLSDFNLIDRNLVKSHELFEYLDEVKTLERWGEMYGEEGKEEAISSLSRITEYYLFWKNVEQTYNHFREKLESSGRAYGGLAFRWVYENLEQVVEEQRIKCAVFIGFNQLYKAEEMIIRGFQKMNKAKIFWDMDTFYLDASWHEAGKYFKKFRQSGFIKGKKDEISFVENLIQTQKKEIEVISVVNTITQAKTAGHLLNEMIERLISKNEFFKFSTARNHTAVLLPDETMLLPMLYSLPKSTEGVNIQKLVNITMGVSLRNTPLFSLIKNLFQAQENMLRDEEQPLSVYHKDLQRILQHPYIRPINEDENPPLQRMHEENLIYFSVKELSDYKINGWLYAILFEDWGVSSKKDDANGAGNIHKAMRSFFKLIEALAHRFTQEEFSLESEYLFEFYKLLKQIERMIIAFAPDRETHIGNSIFGEIDEELDKKINKNKSENQSKKAKLKIPLKIESFERLLLELMRDRKIPFTGEPIAPIQIMGMLESRALDFENVIIISANEGVFPHGKVLTSSIPFDIRLQFGLPTHTEDDAAYSYNFYRLLQRSKKITLIYASDMEGMRGGEPSRYVHQIKSELAPLENISFYESRLNLPLPTFDNKIRSVEKTPAIIERLEKYLTDEGLSPSYISRYLEEPMRFYEQKVLQLEEPPLMEEDLFQHTYGQVMHEALEELFAPLVGKEITEEWLDKTRNDKENLKLLVERLITKIAGGVIHDTGKNYLLKEVTQSLIPEFLRLQKEEAPIRLIALEQNLVHKITFDIGIDGKIKKIPLKLKGTADRIDIITTKEGIKRLQVIDYKTGKLDAAALKADTFEQLLSDEKAKIIQLVLYKYLFIKAYQANKIKHLPTDFSLEEYEISSGFWFFRKLSSNFTPYALKAEKDLTLDGFLAEVETFLQKVVENMLDASIPFSDVIDVDLWEEEEVE
- a CDS encoding acyltransferase family protein; translated protein: MEKTNKFIWFDFFRGVAALMVLISHLRALIFTDFEPTSSIFKKLFYFITGFGHQAVIIFFVLSGFFIIRSIERSVKADRWSYKEYGINRMTRLWIVLIPSLFMSLLLDNIGLFYFQHAYTYSGQISSLPNMNPTGQLGISVFLGNLFFTQKILTTTYGTNGPLWSLAYEFWYYVLFPLAYFTLIKYYNLKVKIVSAILFLLVLFFIGKAIAVYFIVWLFGGVAYLVVEKEIFLKKFITIKVAIVTIVFLAFLSSIRFAIYPVLFNDFSLGIVTACLLCVFAQVEMKSSLLVRITNFFSEISYTLYLTHFSFAILLVTIFQKQRIEFSYANFGIYVIYLLVILLYSSSLWFLFERNTNKIKKWVKSKV
- a CDS encoding AAA family ATPase, which produces MEFILDAFCYSLNNRNKNVITITKYNEEIYLHAYDKLISSTRFIHLDYLNHRPIEYRKDSSFNILFPINKRTINTYVPIIYYSGIFDGKREKHFRVDREQTSVSSNFFLSENNARYLRSKDIYNQINLIQSDIDISQNISIPNRLNISCIVRSYLDFERLFNSENSFSDYFRKTLIEEIRKAHVNAKGFYRSLPFSKELIISLFYEWCSKNISRETEKYVELYFSKYKDNQYKNILDCFEDLIINHHIQYQDDTIIKLISVFEEGIANNYIQPQPTTSLSEKEYLVIEDIKQFDNLVQSLIENYVITMGNYDDYLEFQWRDMSTGEKLLLNLLGRFYAVPHFHREKKTIILIDEGELGLHPQWQKQYLKILLETIPKIFPNKEIQLILTSHSPFLVSDLPKENVIFLEKDHPTGECRVSKLESMKETFGANIHTLLTDSFFMKGGLVGEFAQSKIDEAIDILNESEPKKEDLEKCEMIISMMGEPIVKNMLQKLLDSKRLRKVDTNSDEIEKLRKRIEELENKNNNGTDLSV